The proteins below are encoded in one region of Streptomyces ficellus:
- a CDS encoding uracil-DNA glycosylase — protein sequence MAARPLKEIIEPGWAEALAPVAERIAGMGDFLRQEIAAGRTYLPSGAHVLRAFQQPFHEVRVLIVGQDPYPTPGHAVGLSFSVAPEVRPLPGSLENIFREMHSDLDLPRPSNGDLTPWTRQGVLLLNRALTTAPRKPAAHRGKGWEEVTEQAIKALVARGKPLVSVLWGRDARNLRPLLGDLPAIESAHPSPMSADRGFFGSRPFSRTNELLSGQGAEPIDWRLP from the coding sequence GTGGCAGCACGACCGTTGAAAGAAATCATCGAACCGGGGTGGGCCGAGGCCCTCGCGCCGGTCGCCGAACGCATCGCCGGAATGGGCGACTTCCTCCGGCAGGAGATCGCCGCCGGACGCACCTACCTGCCCTCCGGGGCGCATGTGCTGCGGGCGTTCCAGCAGCCGTTCCACGAGGTGCGCGTCCTGATCGTCGGACAGGACCCGTACCCGACGCCGGGACACGCGGTGGGGCTGAGCTTCTCCGTCGCGCCCGAGGTGCGGCCGCTGCCGGGGAGCCTGGAGAACATCTTCCGGGAGATGCACTCCGACCTGGACCTGCCCCGCCCGTCCAACGGGGACCTCACACCGTGGACCCGGCAGGGGGTGCTGCTGCTCAACCGGGCCCTGACCACGGCACCCCGCAAGCCGGCCGCGCACCGCGGCAAGGGCTGGGAGGAGGTGACCGAGCAGGCCATCAAGGCACTGGTGGCACGCGGCAAGCCGCTGGTGTCCGTGCTGTGGGGGCGGGACGCCCGCAACCTCCGGCCGCTGCTCGGTGACCTCCCGGCGATCGAGTCCGCGCACCCCTCGCCCATGTCGGCGGACCGGGGCTTCTTCGGCTCGCGGCCCTTCAGCCGCACCAACGAACTCCTGTCCGGGCAGGGCGCCGAGCCCATCGACTGGCGGCTCCCGTGA
- a CDS encoding NADH:flavin oxidoreductase/NADH oxidase, which translates to MSALFEPRTLRSLTIPNRVWMAPMCQYSAEPSGPDAGVAHDWHFAHYAARAAGGTGLILLEASAVSPEGRISPYDLGIWNDTQVEALRRITRFLKAQDTVPGIQIAHAGRKASTDRTWKGGGPVGADEHGWQPVAPSPVAFAEGHPVPDELTDDQIRDVTAQFAAAARRALDAGFEVVEIHGAHGYLIGEFLSPYSNHRTDAYGGSFENRTRFALEVVDAVREVWPEELPLFFRISATDWLEGTAGWTADDTVRFAALLKEHGVDLLDVSSGGNAAKVRIPVGPGYQVPFAARVKEETGLPVAAVGLITEAEQAEKIVANGEADAVLLGRELLRNPSWARHAARELGGRVHVPDPYHRSV; encoded by the coding sequence GTGAGCGCACTGTTCGAGCCCCGCACCCTGCGGTCGCTGACCATCCCCAACCGCGTCTGGATGGCACCGATGTGCCAGTACAGCGCCGAGCCGTCCGGGCCGGACGCGGGCGTGGCGCACGACTGGCACTTCGCCCACTACGCGGCCCGCGCCGCCGGCGGCACCGGGCTGATCCTGCTGGAGGCGTCCGCCGTCTCCCCCGAGGGCCGCATCAGCCCGTACGACCTCGGCATCTGGAACGACACCCAGGTCGAGGCGCTGCGCCGGATCACCCGGTTCCTCAAGGCCCAGGACACGGTGCCGGGCATCCAGATCGCCCACGCCGGGCGCAAGGCGTCCACCGACCGCACCTGGAAGGGCGGCGGCCCGGTCGGCGCCGACGAGCACGGCTGGCAGCCGGTCGCCCCCAGCCCGGTGGCGTTCGCCGAGGGCCACCCGGTGCCGGACGAGCTGACCGACGACCAGATCCGGGACGTCACGGCGCAGTTCGCGGCCGCGGCGCGGCGCGCGCTGGACGCCGGTTTCGAGGTGGTCGAGATCCACGGTGCGCACGGCTACCTGATCGGCGAGTTCCTCTCCCCGTACAGCAACCACCGCACCGACGCGTACGGCGGGTCGTTCGAGAACCGTACGCGTTTCGCCCTGGAGGTCGTCGACGCGGTGCGCGAGGTGTGGCCCGAGGAGCTGCCGCTGTTCTTCCGGATCTCGGCGACCGACTGGCTGGAGGGGACCGCGGGCTGGACGGCCGACGACACGGTCCGCTTCGCGGCGCTGCTGAAGGAGCACGGTGTCGACCTGCTCGACGTGTCGAGCGGTGGCAACGCGGCCAAGGTCCGCATCCCCGTCGGGCCGGGGTACCAGGTGCCGTTCGCGGCGCGGGTGAAGGAGGAGACGGGGCTGCCGGTCGCCGCCGTGGGTCTGATCACCGAGGCGGAGCAGGCGGAGAAGATCGTCGCCAACGGCGAGGCGGACGCGGTGCTGCTCGGCCGGGAGCTGCTGCGCAACCCCTCCTGGGCACGCCACGCCGCCCGCGAGCTGGGCGGCCGGGTGCACGTGCCCGACCCGTACCACCGCTCCGTCTGA
- a CDS encoding ArsR/SmtB family transcription factor translates to MEAPDEPGAAVTTATSPRDLAHPARDEIRLEGVLHALSDPMRLRVVRELAATGAEVSCSSIELPVTKSTTTHHFRVLREAGVIRQTYRGTAKMNGLRRDALDALFPGLLDTVLSAAEGQAARLNAP, encoded by the coding sequence ATGGAGGCACCCGATGAACCTGGAGCCGCCGTGACCACCGCGACCAGCCCGCGCGACCTCGCGCACCCCGCGCGCGACGAGATCCGCCTCGAAGGCGTGCTCCACGCGCTCTCCGACCCCATGCGGCTGCGCGTCGTGCGCGAACTGGCCGCCACCGGCGCGGAGGTGTCCTGCTCGTCCATCGAGCTGCCGGTCACCAAGTCGACCACCACGCACCACTTCCGCGTCCTGCGCGAGGCCGGAGTGATCCGCCAGACCTACCGCGGCACGGCCAAGATGAACGGCCTGCGCCGTGACGCCCTCGACGCGCTCTTCCCCGGCCTCCTCGACACCGTCCTGTCCGCCGCCGAGGGGCAGGCCGCCCGCCTGAACGCCCCCTGA
- a CDS encoding N-acetylglucosamine kinase: MSGGAWVLGVDSGGSGLRIALGAVPGGAGASAAGDPGGVRAVGSVEFGEPVRTGAGGIDAGHLLERLVPAAEGLLRRAGADGPTAEAGLAAVAVGAAGMTTLGDDLRATLPDALRRSLGAGRLALAADAVTAYAGALGQRPGAVVAAGTGLIAVGTDLSGGWRRADGWGHLLGDCGGGAWIGRAGLEAALRAHDGRRGGSAALLARVEAVFGPPASLPGRLYPRTDRAAVLASFAPEVARCATAGDPVAAGILARAARHVAEAVSAVCPPGADREVALAGGLFRMGDPLLVPLRAELAEHLPHARTVAAAGDPLDGALAVAAALATGTLRLPREPGMLETITLLPATRT; the protein is encoded by the coding sequence ATGAGCGGCGGCGCGTGGGTGCTGGGCGTGGACTCCGGCGGTTCCGGGCTGCGGATCGCGCTCGGCGCGGTGCCGGGCGGCGCCGGTGCCTCGGCGGCGGGTGACCCGGGTGGCGTGCGCGCGGTCGGGAGCGTGGAGTTCGGGGAGCCGGTGCGTACCGGGGCGGGAGGGATCGACGCGGGGCACCTGCTGGAGCGGCTGGTGCCCGCGGCCGAGGGGCTGTTGCGGCGGGCCGGGGCCGACGGGCCGACCGCCGAGGCGGGGCTCGCGGCGGTCGCGGTCGGTGCGGCCGGGATGACGACCCTCGGGGACGACCTGCGCGCAACCCTGCCGGACGCGCTGCGCCGTTCGCTGGGGGCCGGGCGGCTGGCCCTGGCCGCCGACGCCGTGACCGCCTACGCCGGGGCGCTCGGGCAGCGGCCCGGCGCGGTGGTCGCCGCGGGCACGGGCCTGATCGCGGTCGGCACGGACCTGTCCGGCGGCTGGCGCCGGGCGGACGGCTGGGGGCACCTGCTGGGCGACTGCGGCGGCGGAGCCTGGATCGGCCGCGCCGGGCTGGAGGCCGCCCTGAGGGCGCACGACGGACGGCGCGGAGGTTCCGCGGCGCTGCTGGCGCGCGTCGAGGCGGTGTTCGGGCCGCCCGCGTCGCTCCCGGGCCGCCTCTACCCGCGTACCGACCGCGCGGCCGTGCTCGCCTCGTTCGCGCCGGAGGTGGCCCGCTGTGCCACGGCCGGCGACCCGGTGGCGGCGGGCATCCTGGCGCGGGCGGCCCGGCACGTCGCGGAGGCGGTGAGTGCCGTCTGCCCGCCCGGGGCGGACCGCGAAGTGGCGCTGGCCGGCGGGCTGTTCCGCATGGGCGACCCCCTCCTCGTACCCCTGCGCGCGGAGCTGGCGGAGCACCTGCCGCACGCGCGCACGGTCGCCGCGGCGGGGGATCCGCTCGACGGTGCGCTCGCCGTCGCCGCGGCCCTCGCGACGGGCACCCTCCGGCTGCCTCGCGAGCCGGGCATGCTGGAAACAATCACCCTCCTACCGGCGACTCGGACATAG
- a CDS encoding WD40/YVTN/BNR-like repeat-containing protein: MTDVLLTVGTRKGLFTGRRRGGRWEFEGPHFNAQAVYAIGIDTRGPTPRLLAGGDSSHWGPSVFHSDDLGATWTEPVRPAVKFPKDTGASLERVWQLHPAGPAAPGVVYAGTEPAALFRSEDGGESFELVRPLWEHPTRSKWVPGGGGEGLHTVVTDPRDPEAVTVAVSTAGVFRTKDGGESWSPSNQGVSAVFLPDPDPVFGQCVHKIAQDAVDPDRLYLQNHWGVYRSDDAGAQWTDIGAGLPSDFGFAAVAHPHRADVAYVFPITADSDRVPAERRCRVYRTSDAGGSWEALSAGLPEGDHYGTVLRDAMCTDDADPAGVYFGNRNGELYASADDGDSWRLLASHLPDVLCVRAAVIG, from the coding sequence ATGACCGACGTGCTACTGACCGTAGGCACCCGCAAGGGACTGTTCACCGGCCGCAGGCGTGGCGGCCGGTGGGAGTTCGAGGGGCCGCACTTCAACGCGCAGGCGGTGTACGCGATCGGTATCGACACGCGCGGGCCCACGCCCCGCCTGCTGGCCGGCGGCGACAGCTCTCACTGGGGCCCGTCGGTGTTCCACTCCGACGACCTGGGGGCGACCTGGACGGAGCCGGTGCGGCCGGCCGTCAAGTTCCCCAAGGACACGGGGGCTTCGCTGGAGCGGGTGTGGCAGCTCCACCCGGCCGGTCCGGCGGCGCCCGGTGTGGTGTACGCGGGCACCGAGCCGGCCGCGCTCTTCCGCTCCGAGGACGGCGGGGAGAGCTTCGAGCTGGTCCGGCCGCTGTGGGAGCACCCCACCCGGTCGAAATGGGTGCCGGGCGGCGGCGGCGAGGGGCTGCACACGGTCGTCACGGACCCGAGGGACCCGGAGGCCGTGACGGTCGCGGTGTCCACGGCGGGGGTGTTCCGCACCAAGGACGGCGGCGAGAGCTGGTCCCCGTCCAACCAGGGGGTGTCGGCGGTCTTCCTGCCGGACCCCGACCCGGTCTTCGGGCAGTGCGTGCACAAGATCGCCCAGGATGCGGTCGATCCGGACCGGTTGTACCTCCAGAACCACTGGGGGGTGTACCGCAGCGACGACGCGGGCGCCCAGTGGACCGACATCGGCGCCGGGCTGCCCTCCGACTTCGGCTTCGCCGCGGTCGCCCACCCGCACCGCGCCGACGTGGCGTACGTCTTCCCCATCACGGCCGACTCCGACCGGGTCCCGGCGGAGCGGCGGTGCCGGGTCTACCGTACGAGTGACGCGGGCGGCAGCTGGGAAGCGCTGTCGGCCGGCCTTCCGGAGGGCGACCACTACGGCACGGTGCTGCGCGACGCGATGTGCACGGACGACGCGGATCCGGCCGGCGTCTATTTCGGCAACCGCAACGGCGAGTTGTACGCGAGCGCGGACGACGGCGACAGCTGGCGGTTGCTGGCCTCCCACCTGCCGGACGTGCTGTGCGTACGGGCGGCGGTGATCGGGTGA